A single region of the Vanacampus margaritifer isolate UIUO_Vmar chromosome 13, RoL_Vmar_1.0, whole genome shotgun sequence genome encodes:
- the LOC144063133 gene encoding BMP/retinoic acid-inducible neural-specific protein 3-like, with the protein MARWPIFSLGLLCWVPLPSAGAAATAVLPNDKPGGPLDWLLSDKGPFHHSPEYIDFVEKNRQGFTTRYKIYREFGRWKVNNLASERRDFSQSPLPLTSEFIRNIRLLGRRPSTQMITDNLIKKYGTHFLLSATLGGEEALTIFVDKRKLSKKGEVSDYSSNSSTVTLEALHQLAASYFIDRESTLRKLHHIQIASTAIKVTETRTGPLGCSNYDNLDSVSSVLVQSPENKVQLQGLQIILPDYLREGFVQAALSYIACNGEGEFVCKDNDCWCSCDAKFPECNCPYMDIQAMEESLERITETWGQLYKDFEESDEFKAFHGRLPQKHFLNMSTIQHLWSLDNLFNGRYEQLENNMRVIAKRAERVIFKLFSLSKRCHRQPQVRLPRERSQSYWLSHFQSLLYCSENNQLGAFSEELHSCSCRYEHIPCQLPPPCTVGEGAACAECAPDNHTRCGGCNQGFGLVQGACKPMVADSTENYLGFETDLQDLELGYLLQRADRRLEVHAIFISNDMRLNSWFDPSWRKRMLLTLKSNKYKSNMVHMLLGISLQVCLTKNSTLEPALTLYINPFGGSHSESWYIPVNENRFPDWQATKLDLPFECYNWTLTLGNKWKTFFETIHVYLRSRITTPNGVNDSVYYEPLEVTDAGRNLGYMKINSIQVFGYSMHFDPEAIRDLILQLDYPYTQGSQDTAMMQLLELRDRVNRLSPQGQPRLDLFACLLRHRLKLTAGEVARIHASLEAFGSRLPNSMDYETSKLCS; encoded by the exons gGAGTTTGGGAGATGGAAGGTGAACAATTTGGCATCAGAGAGAAGAGATTTCTCACAGTCTCCATTACCGTTGACATCGGAGTTCATCAGGAATATTCGACTCCTCGGCCGCAGGCCCAGCACGCAGATGATCACTGATAACCTGATCAAGAAATATGGAACTCACTTCCTGTTGTCAGCTACACTTGGAG GAGAAGAAGCCTTAACAATATTTGTTGACAAGAGAAAACTGAGTAAGAAAGGAGAAGTGAGCGATTACTCGAGTAATTCATCGACTGTCACTCTGGAAGCTCTGCACCAGCTGGCCGCATCCTACTTCATTGACAGGGAGAGTACGCTACGCAAGCTGCATCACATCCAGATCGCCTCCACTGCCATCAAG GTGACCGAAACTCGCACTGGTCCCCTTGGATGCAGTAACTATGACAACCTTGACTCCGTTAGCTCAGTACTGGTTCAGAGCCCGGAAAACAAGGTCCAGCTGCAAG GTTTGCAAATCATCCTTCCAGACTACTTGAGGGAAGGTTTTGTGCAAGCGGCTCTCAGCTACATAGCCTGTAACGGAGAAGGCGAGTTTGTCTGCAAGGATAACGACTGCTGGTGCAGTTGTGACGCCAAGTTCCCAGAATGCAACTGTCCGTACATGGACATCCAAGCCATGGAGGAGAGTCTGGAGAGAATCACCGAGACGTGGGGGCAGCTTTACAAAGACTTTGAAGAATCAG ATGAATTCAAAGCTTTCCACGGGAGGCTGCCCCAAAAGCATTTCCTGAACATGTCCACCATCCAACACTTATGGTCACTGGATAACTTGTTCAACGGGCGATATGAGCAGTTGGAGAACAACATGCGCGTCATCGCCAAGCGTGCCGAGAGGGTCATCTTCAAGCTCTTCAGTTTGAGTAAAAGATGTCACCGACAGCCGCAAGTTCGATTACCAAGAGAGAG GTCTCAGTCGTACTGGCTGAGTCATTTCCAGTCTCTCTTGTATTGTTCCGAGAACAACCAGCTTGGTGCATTCTCGGAGGAGCTCCACAGCTGCAGCTGTCGATATGAACACATCCCCTGTCAGCTCCCTCCACCCTGCACTGTTGGCGAAGGCGCCGCTTGCGCAGAGTGCGCGCCAGACAACCACACCCGATGCGGGGGCTGCAATCAAGGCTTTGGACTGGTACAGGGCGCCTGCAAGCCAATGGTGGCAGATTCCACTGAAAACTACCTGGGCTTTGAAACGGACCTCCAAGATTTGGAACTAGGCTACCTTCTGCAGAGAGCTGATCGGAGGTTGGAG GTTCATGCAATTTTCATCAGCAACGACATGCGTCTTAACAGCTGGTTCGACCCCTCGTGGAGAAAGCGGATGCTGCTCACACTGAAAAGCAACAAGTACAAATCCAACATGGTGCACATGCTGCTGGGAATCTCCCTTCAGGTTTGCCTTACAAAGAACAGCACATTGGAGCCCGCGCTTACCCTCTACATCAATCCCTTCGGCGGCAGCCATTCCGAAAGCTGGTACATTCCCGTCAATGAGAACCGTTTTCCTGACTGGCAGGCCACAAAGCTGGACCTGCCCTTCGAGTGTTACAATTGGACTCTGACACTCGGTAACAAGTGGAAGACGTTCTTCGAAACAATCCACGTCTACCTGCGGAGCAGGATAACGACGCCCAATGGAGTGAATGACAGCGTATATTACGAACCTTTAGAGGTGACGGATGCTGGACGTAACCTGGGCTACATGAAAATCAACAGCATCCAGGTCTTTGGTTACAGTATGCACTTTGACCCGGAGGCTATACGGGACTTGATTCTGCAACTGGACTACCCGTACACGCAAGGTTCCCAGGACACGGCTATGATGCAGCTCTTGGAACTACGCGATCGGGTCAACCGGCTCTCGCCGCAAGGTCAACCCAGGTTGGACTTGTTTGCCTGTCTTCTCCGACACCGACTTAAACTGACTGCCGGCGAGGTGGCTCGCATTCACGCCTCCTTGGAGGCCTTCGGCTCCCGTCTGCCCAATTCCATGGATTATGAaaccagcaagctttgcagtTAA